Proteins from a single region of Besnoitia besnoiti strain Bb-Ger1 chromosome Unknown contig00019, whole genome shotgun sequence:
- a CDS encoding uncharacterized protein (encoded by transcript BESB_033080), which yields MGNAQSSSSSRGEQVTGATSAVPSSADLPCSREMVEYLQCVRTHPDGLTGAVDQCDTFRQNYKLCMAEYKKAKRGKANLQHRVLLGSFSRDPGTFAFGAHLQASWELFDPVSLSAARRAGRGFDPLDSAAGTQAETRAGTPRGRGEDGDFTARERGAATGATAESCAPYYRIFVTCYPQANICVYAVAQPGLLKAQQGGRAEEAAREGQRAAGRSAGGQERRNAVGRGSLGGAEEPPGDVSTPPDGERQSGGAQGGRSPAAPSSWTQRGGKAEARSQKKGGRSGASKRDGLSVSFEERGSEGTGGTQEARDCGGRRSSLRRRARERSSLLALQADSAARLFPPFLFNASSATFTSGESAGEDSEEDAVESPSYFGFPPAGRGGEEATARVSGPPPLGTKRIGGAGGTFTPATVAAALSTPSLLLQHRPASLRPLEIRFSAVLSLPVRGAAVACSPRHLIVGCARQPALLFLSLDGLRTVQAVIYLSDFLPRAEASSQVSARAEDWQQLGDAEEAAGRDRGADARAEAVGESQVGSTVETGKRGRQLGDEPTLQAERLHGESHEDGSDHGRSGENVKRAAEAAARRRQWERTARAAGDSNGSQGAADGCVSVPAGEQFASSCRPQERARGSRSSSLGSAPRSDSPNFCACGEFLFSPLGHATIEEVVRFEDRTEDVVLLPDLPDEALRDARAAADAHRHLEDLLRLASEEAKREVDRQPQSATHHGGGTELGTDEEDGAERGAPPSSSLVRTVRSLLHARHGGEAPEGLASCCSSSWDGAEDSGEHRVVTGDSEAEGAAGAESAAGPRIRGGLSNIAAALSEGVAQIALDARLSLLGVVTTHGRFFLLSWRAPLFLRPAQVGAANRSSNSASSPLASSSHSQGPGAGLDAERSTPHEGEGVGRHSPPIGILLRHHRVACCALNAERRLLALGLTNGEIELYSLDFSVSSSSAGSHASPAASACGRVERAQSPPGEGTAADAAALQGRDRAALPRGRCPCEVVRLVRRLNLRDACEGPEAAPQGRARGSRERFGRIEKEERAARSRTPSGASLLASGSSSSLRSGRQLFAAEGASRLFWGEDGRAEEGGRHRVETLVWSDDGLALAVKSRGRPRVASDAGEENDGEPPSGPGAPVAVFSYTGRLLLAPFSPPPPLPPRARSRSASSAASPLLSASAAPCAPSQASLMNGAAALAADVHGARMPLPSQGAGDLTPPPETRSVPLIPPVAHAPTCAWTGLGLGLIVSQEAEQRQANAVGEEEAWGRAVGGRRGSEDGFRRGSACARLLPPDVFEFPIFRSAWLGVGTTAVDSAGSRAASDAGDRILIGSSCLLLWAALPHLPASLSWSRIPLPPPMYLSPNWPIRQASLSPNEEFLLVSGTRGFAVFSLGQRRWRVLGDEQQERQLPTGLLPQGWYDPSIFFISIRTFDPDVSPVEAALAALAPLPVNSLSLSSPEHSKRLLSSLSSLPLPTPHLGRKPHAALAPAAAFSGGFSGVAAASQHPTAAEASPREHARASRSSSFLFGSPQPPLSALSSPRLPSGVSLPGWRGPRGSALAAEVSLERRAAQTPFCVSQQLPGMSLQERETWEAVLERLEVDSTSSAQLFTSPHVPSPQAAQGSPVSRASAASPLSGGEASAGRDNRGERGGGASTAAGFWSSKRQRAQKVTPKTGYALFFFDVRGRLAVENCVATVRALPARPLRTALLSTRQKPSANPPKRRGVRGAPARRLDAGTGRRAHVKGRGEGLQVSGGEQRRQCCRCGRRQAEARRRREEEGRQEDSSREDGEADAGRFEFDGHDGASTARYGGEGESSSDSEEGCALCKGLSEKEITGYLAAPPALNLATDAPILAVYDALHLITAYQLRPAAPRLPSSALSLSPDPPSYSSLHRTVSQPAGSAQPPAARCAPPRRAAERFPSLAAAGSTLHSRPSAATLASSPSSSAASASLPSSLLVGASLSTSLPICTYDVLALWQVDLSSCWVDHPLQIRFAASPALLVVLHAGGEVTALRLVSKEECGAALLREKAKGGEAEALQTKTVAAAIESRRHEKGVKFGEARPDQRQGISSRGRRLKRGQRSLHLVPQLVAQQSRAFGSGVTSLWLDPPAQLPFFCPLPARPIFALRDVSGLRRGLLSAQQGAASADGGAAACAEEDRPDVARDADAEAEWRGCVCAVCTVGGAAGESLGALGGTEDGGGGDDCVRQAAGPFLWRLWRASKKTDCARGHLQNPPQRFATASVKCGATARTRRKSGCRWARKEMDRKKRERAANVKRMRGVLRPPRLPPFSESRARPRVPPQTPASCVSSSLSAGGARASEGRDATEKGRRQREAERPAAAQRGESERGMAVEASSCSPRTATRPPAQPRPNASSGSGATAGSQERRTGVDGRERNELHVQEVERQRSGERHSASRRSHRWRGNEDLVLAGEDEAANPRHFRGSTSFGDHFCCPFTPLPSHPPLFALGRTRCGLSHSLPLSSSPLCSSSSISLSSLYPLDSHGGSSCGLPSPRSVTRVACSVSQGGEAACGAARTQGEREEMATTVREASGEPKQKDGSADEGVAKGDKNGEGGMAGHRGVEAVDSTRISAEESSQEETDAQLCSCSPCLEVETRSKRRGGSGAWRSVRLYLVRHLRQRPNHGVHVKSRGAWTSASELAEPIASASSEPPPFLSLFRVRGSRCCLFCEQWASSACSQSLKICIYREILCT from the exons ATGGGGAACGCGcagtcttcgtcttcttccagAGGGGAGCAGGTGACCGGAGCGACGTCCGCTgtgccttcctccgcggacCTGCCTTGCTCTCGTGAGATG GTCGAGTACCTCCAGTGTGTCCGCAC ACACCCGGACGGTCTGACTGGAGCAGTTGACCAGTGCGACACGTTCCGTCAGAACTACAA GCTGTGTATGGCGGAGTACAAGAAGGCGAAACGCGGGAAGGC CAACCTACAGcaccgcgtcctcctcgggtCCTTCTCTCGAGACCCCGGCACGTTCGCCTTCGGTGCTCATCTGCAAGCGAGCTGGGAGCTCTTCGATCCTGTGagcctctcggcggcgcggagagctgGACGCGGTTTCGACCCCCTGGACTCTGCGGCTGGGACACAGGCGGAGACCCGAGCTGGTacgccccgcgggcgcggagaggacggagacTTCACCGCcagggagcgcggcgccgcgaccggcgcgaccgccgagagctgcgcgccttACTACCGGATCTTCGTCACCTGCTACCCGCAGGCAAACATTTGCGTGTATGCTGTTGCGCAGCCAGGGCTTCTCaaggcgcagcagggggggcgagcggaagaggcggcgcgggaggggcAGCGGGCAGCCGGGCGGTCCGCGGGCGGCCAGGAGCGCAGGAATGCAGTCGGCAGAGGCTCGCTGGGGGGAGCAGAAGAGCCGCCTGGAGACGTGTCGACGCCGCCGGATGGAGAGCGCCAGTCGGGTGGGGCGCAGGGTGGtcgctcgccggccgcgccttcgtcttggacgcagcgaggaggaaaggcCGAGGCGAGGAGCCAAAAAAAAGGAGGGAGGAGCGGGGCGAGCAAAAGAGACGGGCTCAGCGTGTCGTTTGAGgaacgaggcagcgaggggaCAGGCGggacgcaggaggcgcgcgactgtggagggagacgcagcagcttgaggaggagagcgcgggaACGCAGTTCTCTCCTGGCCCTGCAGGCCgactctgccgcgcgcctttTCCCGCCCTTTCTCTTCAACGCGTCTTCTGCGACCTTCACCTCGGGGgagagcgccggcgaggactccgaggaagacgcagtcGAGAGTCCCTCGTATTTCGGCTTTCCGCCcgccgggcgaggcggcgaggaggcgacagcgcgggtCAGCGGGCCCCCGCCGCTTGGCACGAAGCGGATCGGCGGGGCCGGCGGGACGTTCACGCCCGCGAcggtcgctgcggctctctcgaCACCGTCGCTGCTCCTGCAGCACCGcccggcctcgctgcgcccCTTGGAAATCCGCTTCAGTGCCGTCCTGAGCCTCCCTGTGCGCggggccgcggtcgcctgctCACCGCGGCACCTGATTGTGGGgtgcgcgaggcagccggcgcttctattcctctcgctcgacgGCCTCAGAACCGTTCAGGCAGTGATCTACCTCTCAGACTtcttgccgcgcgccgaggcatCATCGCAGgtctctgcgcgagcggaagaCTGGCAGCAGCTAGgggacgcggaagaggcggcgggccgcgaccgcggagccGATGCGCGTGCAGAGGCCGTGGGAGAAAGTCAAGTTGGCTCCACAGTGGAGACAGGGAAGCGCGGACGCCAGCTTGGAGACGAGCCCACACTGCAGGCCGAGCGTCTGCACGGAGAGTCTCACGAAGACGGGAGCGACCACGGAAGAAGCGGGGAAAACGTGAAaagagcggcggaagccgctgcacggaggaggcagtgggagaggacggcgagggccgCCGGAGACAGCAATGGCTCTCAAGGTGCAGCGGACGGCTGTGTCTCTGTGCCGGCGGGTGAGCAGTTCGCCTCCTCATGCAGGCCTCAGGAAcgtgcgcgcggctcccgctcctcgtctctcgggtctgcgccgcgctcggaCTCCCCAAacttctgcgcctgcggagagtTCCTGTTCTCTCCTCTGGGGCATGCGACGATCGAGGAGGTTGTTCGCTTCGAAGACCGCACTGAGGACGTCGTGCTGCTCCCAGACCTGCCGGACGAGGCGCTACgtgacgcccgcgccgccgccgacgcccacAGGCACCTCGAGGATCTCCTCCGGCTCGCCAGTGAAGAGGCGAAACGCGAGGTAGAtaggcagccgcagagcgcgactCACCACGGCGGAGGAACAGAGCTGGGCACGGATGAAGAAGACGGAGCCGAGCGTGgagcgcctccgtcgtcgtcATTGGTGCGGACTGtccgctcgctgctgcatgcgcgccacggaggcgaagcaccTGAAGGTCTCGCCTCCTGTTGCTCTTCTTCATGGGATGGCGCAGAGGACAGTGGTGAGCATCGCGTTGTCACTGGGGACAGTGAGGCCGAAGGAGCTGCAGGAGCAGAAagcgctgcaggcccgcgAATTCGAGGCGGGCTTTCGAACATTGCTGCCGCGCTCTCcgaaggcgtcgcgcagaTCGCGCTGGATGCGCGGCTGAGTCTGCTGGGGGTCGTGACGACGCACGGacgcttttttcttctcagctggcgagcgccgcttTTTCTGCGACCCGCGCAAGTAGGCGCAGCCAATCGCTCCTCCAacagcgcctcttctccgctggcgtcgtcctctcACTCGCAGGGGCCCGGCGCCGGTCTagacgcagaaagaagcACTCCgcacgagggcgaaggcgtcggAAGACACTCCCCTCCTATCGGGATCTTGCTGAGACACCACCGAgtcgcgtgctgcgcgctCAACGCGGAGCGTCGCCTCCTGGCCCTGGGGCTGACGAATGGGGAGATCGAACTCTACTCTCTCGAtttttctgtttcctcctcctccgcaggcagccacgcttcgccggccgcgtctgcatgcgggcgGGTCGAAAGGGCACAGAGCCCGCCGGGAGAGGGGACagctgcggacgccgcggcgcttcaggggcgagaccgcgcggctcttccgcgcgggcgctgcccATGCGAAGTCGTTCGCCTCGTGCGCCGTCTCAACCTGCGAGACGCGTGCGAGGGtcctgaggcggcgccgcagggtcGCGCTCGGGGCTCGCGCGAGCGTTTTGGGAGGATTGAAAAGGAAGAGCGTGCTGCGCGCTCTCGCACGCCCTCTGGAGCTTCTCTCCTTGCGTCGGGGTCCTCTTCCTCCCTGCGTTCAGGGCGGCAACTTTtcgcagcggaaggcgcgtcTCGTCTTTTCTGGGGAGAGGATGGAAgagcggaggagggagggcgtCATCGGGTTGAGACGCTCGTCTGGTCCGACGACGGGCTCGCGCTGGCGGTCAAATCGAGAGGGCGGCCACGCGTGgcaagcgacgcgggcgaggagaacgaCGGCGAACCGCCTTCGGGCCCCGGTGCCCCGGTGGCTGTCTTCTCGTACACcgggcgccttctgctcgcgcccttttcgccgccgcctcccttgccgccgagggcgcgctcACGATCTGCATCGAGtgcagcctcgcctctcctgtcCGCTAGCGCGGCGCCTTGTGCGCCTTCTCAGGCGTCTCTCATGaacggggcggcggcgctcgcggcagacGTGCACGGGGCGCGAATGCCGCTCCCGAGCcaaggcgcgggcgacctgACGCCACCTCCAGAGACGCGAAGTGTCCCTCTCATTCCTCCGGTTGCGCACGCGCCGACCTGCGCGTGGACCGGCCTCGGTCTAGGCCTGATCGTGTCGCAGGAGGCTGAGCAGCGCCAGGCGAACGCAGttggcgaggaagaagcctGGGGCAGAGCTGTaggcggcagaagaggcagcgaagacggcTTCCGCAGAGGAagtgcctgcgcgcgtcttctgccgcccGACGTGTTCGAGTTTCCTATattccgcagcgcctggctTGGCGTGGGCACGACTGCGGTCGACTCCGCCGGAAGCcgagcggcgagcgacgcgggcgacag AATCCTCATTGGATCTTCGTGCCTGCTGCTGTgggccgcgctgccgcacctgccggcgtcgctctcgtggTCGCGCATtccgctccctccgcccATGTATCTGTCGCCGAACTGGCCTATTCGAcaggcgtcgctgtcgcccaACGAGGAGTTTCTGCTTGTGTCGGGGACCCGCGGTTTCGCAGTGTTTTCGCTCGggcagcgccgctggcgcgtgcTGGGCGATGAGCAGCAAGAGCGGCAGCTTCCCACGGGTCTCTTGCCCCAGGGGTGGTACGACCCCTCGATTTTCTTCATCTCTATCCGGACTTTCGACCCCGACGTCTCCCCTGTCGAggcggctctcgcggcgctcgccccaCTGCCTGTCAACAGCCTCTCACTTTCGTCGCCTGAGCACTCAAAGCGacttctctcttcgctctcctcacTCCCACTTCCCACTCCGCATTTGGGGCGGAAGCCtcacgcggcgctcgcgcctgccgcggcctttTCCGGGGGTttctccggcgtcgcggcggcatcCCAACACCCCACAGCAGCCGAGGCCTCGCCTCGTGAACacgctcgcgcttctcgctcctcctccttcttgtTCGgttcgcctcagcctccctTGTctgccctctcctctcctcgcctgccgtctGGAGTCTCTCTGCCGGGAtggcgaggcccgcgagggtcggcgctggcggccgagGTGTCTCTCGAGCGGagagctgcgcagacgccctTTTGCGTCTCGCAACAGCTCCCTGGGATGTCGCTTCAGGAGCGCGAAACATGGGAGGCGGTTCTCGAGAGGCTGGAGGTCGATTCAACCTCTTCCGCGCAGCTTTTTACTTCGCCGCATGTGCCGTCTCCTCAAGCGGCGCAGGGCAGccccgtctcgcgcgcctccgcggcctcgcctctctctggcggagaggcgtctgcgggccGCGACaacagaggcgagcgaggcgggggggcATCCACTGCGGCTGGGTTCTGGAGctcgaagaggcagagagcacAGAAAGTGACTCCCAAGACGGGGTACGCGCTCTTTTTTTTCGACGTCCGAGGCCGCCTCGCAGTCGAGAACTGCGTCGCCACggtgcgcgcgctgccggcgcggcctctccgcacCGCGCTCCTGTCAACGAGACAGAAACCGAGCGCAAATCCGCCAAAACGGAGGGGCGTGCGGGGAGccccagcgcggcggctcgacgCGGGAacggggcggcgggcgcacgtcaaaggccgcggcgaaggcttACAAgtgagcggaggcgagcagaggagacaatGCTGTCGGtgcgggcggcgacaggctgaggcgcgcaggcgacgtgAGGAGGAAGGGAGGCAAGAGGATAGCAGTcgagaggacggagaggcggacgCCGGCCGATTCGAATTCGACGGGCACGACGGCGCATCAACAGCAAGATATGGCGGTGAGGGCGAGTCCTCGAGCGACTCTGAAGAAGGGTGTGCGCTCTGCAAAGGCCTATCAGAGAAGGAAATCACAGGTtacctcgccgcgcctcccgcgctgAACCTCGCCACCGACGCGCCAATCCTCGCTGTCTACGATGCATTGCATCTCATCACAGCTTATCAGCTGCGTCCCGCGGCTCCACGGCTACCTTCgtcggcgctctctctctctccggaTCCTCCTTCGTACTCCTCTCTTCATCGCACGGTGTCTCAGCCTGCAGGCTCTGCGCAGCCCCCGGCTGCGCgttgcgcgccgcctcgccgagccgcagagcgTTTCCCttccctcgcggccgctggcaGCACCCTTCATTCCAGGccaagcgccgcgacgctcgcgtcgtcgccgtcttcgtctgctgcttccgcttctctgccgtcttctctcctggTAGGAGCATCGCTTTCCACGTCGCTGCCGATCTGCACCTACGACGTTCTCGCGCTGTGGCAAGTCGACCTGTCGAGCTGCTGGGTGGATCACCCGCTTCAGAttcgcttcgccgcgtcgccggcgcttctcgTCGTCCTGCATGCGGGCGGCGAGGTCACCGCTCTGCGGCTCGTCTCCAAAGAAGAGTGCGGCGcggccctcctccgcgaaaAAGCCAAGGGCGGagaggctgaggcgctgcagacgaagacggtCGCAGCGGCGATCGAAAGCCGCAGGCACGAAAAAGGCGTCAAGTTCGGCGAGGCACGGCCGGACCAGAGACAAGGGATTTCGAGCCGGGGGAGGCGCCTGAAGCGTGG TCAGCGGTCTCTGCATCTCGTGCCGCAGCTCGTCGCACAGCAAAGCAGAGCGTTTGGCTCTGGGGTCACGTCTCTCTGGCTAGATCCCCCGGCTCAACTTCCCTTCTTCTGCCCGCTGCCTGCTCGCCCGATCTTCGCCTTGCGAGACGTgagcggccttcgccgcgggctcCTGAGTGCGCAGCAAGGCGCCGCGTCAGCGGACGGCGGTGCAGCAGCCTGTGCAGAGGAAGACCGACCCGATGtggcgcgagacgccgacgcggaggctgagTGGCGCGGATGCGTCTGTGCCGTCTGCactgtcggcggcgcggcgggtgaGAGCTTAGGCGCGCTCGGGGGGAccgaggacggcggaggTGGCGACGACTGCGTCCGCCAAGCAGCCGGTCCTTTTCTTTGGAGACTTTGGAGAGCTTCGAAGAAGACAGACTGCGCGCGTGGTCACCTCCAGAACCCGCCTCAGCGGTTCGCGACGGCGTCTGTGAAGTGCGGAGCGACTGCGCGCACCCGACGAAAGTCCGGCTGCCGCTGGGCGCGGAAGGAAATGgacaggaagaagagagagagagcggcgaacgTCAAGCGAATGCGTGGGGTGCTCAGACCGCCG cgcctcccgcccttctccgagtcgcgcgcgcggcctcgcgtccctcctcAGACCCCAGCTTCCtgcgtttcctcctcgctcagcgccggaggcgcgagggcgtccGAGGGCAGAGACGCAACCGAAAAaggcaggcggcagagagaagcagagaggccggcagcggcacagcgaggcgagagcgagagaggcatgGCTGTTGAAGCGTCATCATGCTCGCCGCGGACAGCAACGCGTCCGCCGGCGCAACCCAGGCCCAACGCGTCGAGCGGCAGTGGAGCGACAGCGGGGAGCCAGGAGCGAAGAACGGGAGTTGACGGAAGAGAACGAAACGAGCTGCATGTGCAGGAAGtagagagacagcggagcgGCGAGCGTCACAGCGCATCTCGTCGGTCGCACCGGtggagaggaaacgaagacCTCGT GCTtgcaggcgaggacgaggcggcgaaccCGCGGCACTTCCGCGGCTCTACGTCCTTCGGAGATCACTTCTGCTGCCCCTTTACTCCGCTTCCGTCTCACCCTCCCCTGTTCGCTCTCGGCCGAACGCGTTGCGGACTGTCGcactctcttcctctctcttcgtcgcctctttGTTCGTCTTCATCCATCTCGCTGTCCTCCCTATATCCTCTTGACTCTCACGGCGGTTCCTCTTGTGGTTTGCCGTCACCCCGAAGTGTGACTCGAGTCGCATGCAGTGTCTCCCaaggaggagaggcagcctgtggcgcggcgcggacacagggcgagcgcgaggaaatGGCGACGACCGTACGCGAGGCGTCGGGCGAGCCGAAACAAAAAGACGGATCAGCGGACGAAGGAGTGGCAAAGGGAGACAAAAACGGTGAGGGAGGAATGGCAGGACACCGAGGCGTGGAGGCAGTGGATAGCACCAGGATtagcgcagaggagagctcGCAGGAAGAGACGGACGCGCA